One stretch of Oncorhynchus keta strain PuntledgeMale-10-30-2019 chromosome 18, Oket_V2, whole genome shotgun sequence DNA includes these proteins:
- the LOC127908680 gene encoding claudin-4-like, with product MASAGLEILGMILCVSGWLGVMVACGLPMWRVAAYIGQNIVISQVIWEGLWMNCSVQSTGQMHCKVHDSMLGLPVDLQAARALVIVSMVLCIMGIGLSVAGAKCTNCSSDTGSKPRMLLGAGVSFIMAGLLLLTAVSWTANTIVLDFYDPMLEETGKREFGNSLYFGWTASCLLLLGGALLCCSCPPKAPQGGNGAGSGHHKVVNYSAVKSPMSVNGYMRRDYV from the coding sequence ATGGCCTCGGCCGGCCTGGAGATCCTGggtatgatcctttgtgtgtcagGCTGGCTAGGGGTCATGGTAGCCTGTGGCCTGCCAATGTGGAGAGTAGCCGCCTACATTGGCCAGAACATTGTCATATCTCAAGTGATCTGGGAGGGCCTGTGGATGAACTGTTCTGTCCAGAGCACGGGCCAGATGCACTGCAAGGTCCACGACTCCATGCTTGGACTCCCTGTGGACCTACAGGCGGCCCGAGCCCTGGTCATTGTCTCTATGGTGCTGTGCATCATGGGCATCGGCCTGTCTGTAGCCGGGGCCAAGTGCACCAACTGCAGCTCGGACACGGGCAGCAAGCCTCGCATGTTGCTGGGAGCCGGGGTGAGCTTCATCATGGCGGGGCTGTTGCTGCTGACGGCTGTATCGTGGACGGCTAACACCATCGTCTTGGATTTCTACGAcccgatgctggaggaaacggggaAGAGGGAGTTTGGGAACTCACTGTATTTTGGATGGACTGCCTCCTGTCTGCTTCTCCTAGGGGGAGCTCTACTCTGCTGCTCCTGCCCCCCGAAAGCACCCCAGGGTGGGAACGGGGCTGGGTCTGGGCACCACAAGGTGGTGAACTACTCTGCGGTCAAGTCTCCCATGTCCGTCAATGGATATATGAGGAGGGACTATGTGTGA
- the LOC118397418 gene encoding claudin-4-like — protein sequence MSCVVQSTGQMQFKVYDSMMSLSSDLQVARVLVMVDIVVGIAGLFMAFVGGKCTNFLLEEVAKARATVAVGVVLIISGILCLIPVSSTASLIIQDFYNRLSGESWEAGILLLLGGGLLCGNCHPKEDDKAPSVKYILAKSSGS from the coding sequence ATGAGCTGTGTGGTCCAGAGCACGGGCCAGATGCAGTTTAAGGTATATGACTCCATGATGTCCCTCAGCTCCGACCTGCAGGTTGCTAGAGTGCTGGTCATGGTGGACATCGTGGTGGGAATTGCTGGCCTCTTCATGGCGTTTGTCGGGGGGAAGTGCACCAACTTCCTGTTGGAGGAGGTGGCCAAGGCACGGGCGACGGTGGCGGTAGGGGTGGTGCTCATCATCAGTGGGATCCTGTGTCTCATCCCTGTATCCTCAACAGCCAGTCTCATCATCCAGGACTTTTACAATCGACTCAGCGGAGAGAGCTGGGAGGCTGGGATCCTGCTACTCCTGGGAGGGGGACTCCTCTGTGGTAACTGCCACCCCAAGGAGGACGACAAAGCCCCCTCTGTGAAATATATACTGGCCAAGtcgtcaggaagttaa
- the LOC118397415 gene encoding uncharacterized protein LOC118397415, whose product MVSMGRQMLGFVLAIIGFLGTIIVCALPMWKVTAFIGANIVTAQVIWEGLWMNCVTQSTGQMQCKIYDSLLALPQDLQAARALSVIAIIASCFGILLGISGGKCTNFVEDEASKAKVAIASGIIFIVAGVLILVPVCWSANTIIRDFYNPLLVEAQRRELGASLYIGWGTAGLLILGGGLLCSSCPPKEERDDYPVKYSQARSTATSRAYVCSDLQVARVLVMVDIVVGIAGLFMAFVGGKCTNFLLEEVAKARATVAVGVVLIISGILCLIPVSSTASLIIQDFYNRLSGESWEAGILLLLGGGLLCGNCHPKEDDKAPSVKYILAKSSAQAVAPLMAVEELGITLSMVGLAGTILICALPMWKVTAFIGTHLVVMQVFWEGLWMTCVSETTGQMQCKIYDALLDLSPDLQAARGLIVISMVLGCLAFLVFLLGARCTNCLSHPKFKASMVQAAGVTFALAGLSIIVAVSWTAQSIIRDFYNPRVPEVLKKEMGAAIYVGWVTSGFLFCGGGVLCTSCPPGGREGRHGSSSRYTLARMPTHSHSSYAIKNYV is encoded by the exons ATGGTGTCGATGGGAAGACAGATGCTGGGCTTCGTCCTGGCTATCATCGGGTTCCTGGGGACCATTATTGTGTGTGCCCTACCTATGTGGAAAGTCACAGCCTTCATCGGAGCCAACATCGTGACTGCTCAGGTCATCTGGGAGGGCTTGTGGATGAACTGTGTGACCCAGAGCACGGGACAGATGCAGTGCAAGATCTATGACTCCCTCTTGGCCTTACCCCAGGACCTGCAGGCTGCCAGAGCTCTGAGCGTCATCGCCATCATCGCGTCATGCTTCGGCATCCTCTTGGGAATTTCTGGAGGAAAGTGCACCAACTTTGTGGAGGATGAGGCTTCCAAAGCTAAAGTAGCCATTGCCAGCGGGATCATCTTCATCGTGGCTGGCGTCCTCATCCTCGTCCCTGTCTGCTGGTCCGCCAACACCATCATCAGGGATTTTTACAACCCTCTGCTGGTCGAGGCCCAGAGGAGGGAGCTGGGGGCCTCGCTGTACATCGGCTGGGGCACCGCAGGGCTCCTGATCCTGGGAGGGGGGCTCCTCTGCAGCTCCTGCCCACCCAAGGAGGAGCGTGACGACTACCCAGTGAAGTACTCACAGGCAAGATCCACAGCTACCAGCAGAGCTTACGTTTG CTCCGACCTGCAGGTTGCTAGAGTGCTGGTCATGGTGGACATCGTGGTGGGAATTGCTGGCCTCTTCATGGCGTTTGTCGGGGGGAAGTGCACCAACTTCCTGTTGGAGGAGGTGGCCAAGGCACGGGCGACGGTGGCGGTAGGGGTGGTGCTCATCATCAGTGGGATCCTGTGTCTCATCCCTGTATCCTCAACAGCCAGTCTCATCATCCAGGACTTTTACAATCGACTCAGCGGAGAGAGCTGGGAGGCTGGGATCCTGCTACTCCTGGGAGGGGGACTCCTCTGTGGTAACTGCCACCCCAAGGAGGACGACAAAGCCCCCTCTGTGAAATATATACTGGCCAAGtc TTCTGCACAAGCTGTAGCGCCCCtcatggctgtggaggagctggGCATCACCCTGTCCATGGTGGGCCTGGCAGGTACCATCCTGATCTGTGCCCTGCCCATGTGGAAGGTTACAGCGTTCATCGGCACCCACCTGGTGGTCATGCAGGTGTTCTGGGAGGGCCTGTGGATGACCTGTGTGTCTGAAACCACGGGACAGATGCAGTGTAAAATCTATGATGCTCTTCTAGACCTGTCCCCTGACCTCCAGGCGGCCAGGGGCCTCATCGTCATCAGCATGGTACTGGGCTGCCTGGCATTCCTCGTCTTCCTTCTGGGGGCTAGGTGTACCAACTGCCTGAGCCATCCCAAGTTCAAAGCCAGCATGGTGCAGGCCGCAGGGGTCACCTTCGCCCTGGCTGGGTTAAGCATCATAGTGGCTGTGTCCTGGACGGCCCAGTCAATCATTAGGGACTTCTATAACCCGCGGGTCCCTGAGGTGCTCAAGAAAGAGATGGGGGCGGCCATCTATGTGGGCTGGGTGACGTCTGGGTTCCTGTTCTGTGGAGGAGGGGTGCTGTGTACCAGCTGTCCtccaggggggagagagggcaggCATGGTTCCAGCAGTAGGTACACCCTGGCTAGGATGCCCACTCACAGTCACAGCAGCTACGCCATAAAGAACTATGTGTGA
- the cldnf gene encoding claudin f, giving the protein MGRIGKEVFGQVLSFIGFVGVAVTTGIPMWRVTTYIGANIVTGQIVWDGLWMNCVMQSTGQMQCKINDSVMRLATDLQAARALVIISIIFIFVGLIVTFIGGQCTSTLKSESSKSKVTILGGILLLIGALLVLIPVCWSAAFTISDFNNPLTIETQRREIGASIYIGWGSTALLLIGGIILCTSCPPQKMYGYPGYPQGAPMYPYPGQPMVQAGPYGRVYTPASRPYSGTGSYAPSKPYAAPIGYAVPGRPGQYL; this is encoded by the coding sequence ATGGGAAGGATCGGAAAGGAGGTGTTTGGCCAGGTGCTCAGCTTCATCGGCTTCGTGGGGGTGGCAGTGACCACGGGTATCCCCATGTGGAGGGTAACCACTTACATCGGTGCCAACATCGTAACAGGACAGATTGTGTGGGATGGCCTGTGGATGAACTGCGTGATGCAGAGCACGGGACAGATGCAGTGCAAGATAAACGACTCAGTGATGAGGCTAGCGACAGACCTTCAGGCAGCGAGggccctggtcatcatctccatCATCTTCATCTTTGTCGGCCTGATTGTCACCTTCATCGGGGGCCAGTGCACCAGCACCCTGAAGTCTGAATCCTCCAAGAGTAAAGTGACGATCCTAGGAGGCATCCTGCTGCTCATTGGTGCTCTTCTGGTCCTCATCCCCGTCTGCTGGTCGGCAGCGTTCACCATCTCAGACTTTAATAACCCTCTGACCATCGAGACCCAGAGGAGGGAGATAGGAGCCTCCATCTACATCGGCTGGGGCTCCACAGCGCTTCTCCTCATTGGAGGGATCATCCTCTGCACCTCATGCCCACCCCAGAAGATGTATGGGTACCCAGGCTATCCTCAAGGAGCACCCATGTACCCCTATCCAGGCCAACCAATGGTCCAGGCAGGGCCCTATGGGAGAGTTTACACCCCAGCCAGCAGACCCTACTCAGGGACAGGTTCGTATGCACCAAGCAAGCCATATGCAGCACCAATAGGATACGCTGTACCTGGACGGCCTGGACAGTATCTGTAA
- the LOC118397416 gene encoding claudin-4-like: MVSQGIQIMGIIMSLIGWLMVIIVCALPMWKVTAFIGANIVTAQTIWEGMWMNCVVQSTGQMQCKVYDSMLALPQDLQAARAMIIISILTGIFGICLSIAGGKCTNCIAEEVSKARACIVAGVLYIISGILCLIPVSWSANTIIRDFYNPMLIEAQRRELGASLYIGWGAAALLLMGGGLLCWNCPHKQDHHYPAKFSQVRSTSSGPMQYV; encoded by the coding sequence ATGGTTTCCCAGGGGATCCAGATCATGGGCATCATCATGTCGTTGATCGGCTGGTTGATGGTCATCATCGTGTGTGCCCTGCCTATGTGGAAGGTCACAGCCTTCATTGGAGCCAACATCGTCACGGCCCAAACCATCTGGGAGGGAATGTGGATGAACTGTGTTGTGCAGAGCACTGGCCAGATGCAGTGTAAGGTCTACGACTCCATGCTGGCACTACCCCAGGACCTCCAGGCCGCCAGAGCAATGATCATCATCTCCATCCTGACAGGTATCTTCGGCATCTGCCTGTCGATTGCAGGAGGGAAATGCACCAACTGCATAGCAGAGGAGGTATCCAAGGCTAGAGCCTGTATTGTGGCTGGAGTCCTCTACATCATCTCAGGCATCCTCTGCCTCATCCCAGTGTCCTGGTCAGCCAACACCATCATCAGGGATTTCTACAACCCCATGCTGATCGAGGCCCAGAGGAGGGAACTGGGGGCGTCTCTGTATATAGGCTGGGGTGCTGCAGCACTGCTGCTGATGGGAGGGGGGCTGCTGTGCTGGAACTGTCCCCACAAGCAGGACCACCACTATCCAGCCAAGTTCTCTCAGGTCAGATCCACCTCCTCTGGACCCATGCAATATGTCTGA